A stretch of the Bacillus anthracis str. Vollum genome encodes the following:
- a CDS encoding acid-soluble spore protein H: MDVKRVKQILSSSSRIDVTYEGVPVWIESCDEQSGVAQVYDVSNPGESVHVHVNALEEK, translated from the coding sequence ATGGATGTAAAACGTGTGAAACAAATTTTATCTTCTTCAAGTAGAATCGACGTTACATATGAAGGCGTACCGGTATGGATTGAGAGCTGTGACGAGCAGAGTGGGGTTGCTCAAGTGTATGATGTATCTAATCCTGGAGAAAGCGTTCACGTTCACGTGAACGCTTTAGAGGAGAAGTAA
- a CDS encoding TVP38/TMEM64 family protein → MAETIQNFLTDYYSIAIPLSILINIIISLLGFIPSIFLTAINIQLFGVTNGTIISIAGEALGAIISFYIYRIGLQKFTHSKVNKYPKVERLLYVKGKEAFLLVLSFRLIPFIPSSIVTLFAALGKMSLLSFSIASTIGKIPALLIEVYSAYHVINGTNEAKWIVTIAGAIGLFYLWKKWRKK, encoded by the coding sequence ATGGCTGAAACAATTCAAAACTTCTTAACAGACTATTATTCAATCGCAATTCCACTTAGTATCTTAATTAACATCATCATCAGTCTTTTAGGTTTTATCCCTAGTATTTTTTTGACCGCTATTAACATACAGCTCTTCGGTGTAACAAACGGAACCATTATTTCGATCGCAGGTGAGGCATTAGGGGCTATTATCTCGTTTTATATTTATCGTATAGGCCTTCAGAAATTCACTCACAGCAAAGTAAATAAGTATCCAAAGGTAGAACGCCTCCTTTATGTAAAAGGTAAAGAGGCCTTTCTACTCGTCCTATCATTCCGATTGATACCTTTTATCCCATCCAGTATCGTTACTTTATTTGCAGCTCTAGGTAAAATGTCATTACTATCCTTCAGTATTGCCAGTACAATAGGTAAAATACCGGCTTTATTGATTGAAGTATATTCGGCATATCATGTTATCAATGGAACAAATGAAGCGAAGTGGATTGTAACAATCGCGGGCGCTATTGGGTTGTTTTATTTGTGGAAAAAATGGAGAAAAAAATAA
- a CDS encoding RNase A-like domain-containing lipoprotein translates to MKRISSLFLSSLLALMLILSGCAGKEQKTEKQTGNQSTSVEKISDNILDEMEGPPKNGHTIERHVGKSEEDLKNRLKTDKVSAASTYYDKETATKAVKDSLKQHDKEIQDWLKNSKEARLVLNTTHSFPVGKTVIKKNMNVKDKLVKTVTVLARDKSGDLGYKIITSYPSDK, encoded by the coding sequence ATGAAACGAATAAGTAGTCTTTTCTTGAGTAGTTTATTGGCACTAATGCTGATCTTAAGTGGATGTGCAGGAAAAGAACAAAAAACAGAGAAACAAACAGGGAATCAATCGACATCAGTAGAAAAAATTAGTGATAATATTTTAGATGAAATGGAAGGACCACCTAAAAATGGTCATACGATTGAAAGACATGTAGGTAAATCAGAAGAGGATTTGAAGAATCGCTTGAAGACAGATAAAGTATCAGCAGCAAGTACATACTATGATAAGGAAACAGCGACGAAAGCTGTAAAAGATAGTTTGAAGCAGCATGATAAGGAAATTCAAGATTGGTTAAAAAATTCTAAAGAGGCCCGTCTCGTATTGAATACAACTCATTCATTCCCGGTTGGAAAAACGGTAATAAAGAAAAATATGAATGTAAAAGACAAGTTAGTAAAAACAGTTACTGTTTTAGCGAGAGATAAGTCAGGAGATTTAGGGTATAAGATCATTACTTCTTATCCATCTGATAAATAA
- a CDS encoding L-lactate permease produces MSTWTQIYDPLNNIWLSALIAALPIFCFIICLVGFKMKGYMAGLYSVIVAIILAIFVYKMPTTAAVASAGFGVLSGFYPICTIVIAAIFLYKLTVKTEQFNVIRDSISSITNDQRLQVLLIAYSFGAFLEGAAGFGVPVAITAALLVGMGFNPLKAAGICLVANIAGGAMGAMGIPVTVPAQLTGIDALTVGRQAVYILPFISIVLPFLLVSMVDGFKGIKETWQGILVSGVSFAITQFVVTYFLGAELTNIFAAVVSMVALALFLRVWQPKSSAKEEKQEEKESHTFNQILYAWSPFVFLTAFVTIFNLKPIKALFAPDGPLANLVFNIQFPGLHNQVIKTAPITKADTPFAAIFKLDVFSSTTTAIVLAIIVSLIVYRVNGKMIKELMIETIKELKVPVYTICSVIALAYVENYSGMSSTLGLAFSSTGNAFPILSPILGWIGVFITGSVVSSGSLFAPLQAVTADQLNIVPSTLVSLNVVGGTIAKMVSPQSVAVACAAVGLVGKESALFKTVMKYSLIFLAIISLLQLNAVFNIF; encoded by the coding sequence ATGAGTACTTGGACACAAATTTATGACCCATTAAACAATATTTGGTTATCTGCTCTAATCGCAGCACTTCCAATTTTTTGCTTCATTATTTGTTTAGTGGGATTCAAAATGAAAGGTTACATGGCTGGTCTTTACAGTGTAATTGTTGCTATTATTCTTGCTATATTTGTTTATAAAATGCCTACAACTGCAGCAGTAGCATCTGCCGGATTTGGTGTTTTATCTGGATTTTATCCAATTTGTACTATCGTTATCGCAGCTATCTTCCTTTACAAATTAACTGTTAAAACAGAACAATTCAATGTCATTCGTGATAGCATTTCAAGTATTACAAATGACCAACGTTTACAAGTATTATTAATCGCTTATTCTTTCGGCGCTTTCTTAGAAGGCGCAGCTGGTTTCGGTGTTCCGGTTGCTATTACAGCTGCATTACTTGTAGGTATGGGCTTTAATCCATTAAAAGCAGCGGGTATTTGCTTAGTAGCTAATATCGCTGGTGGCGCTATGGGGGCTATGGGTATTCCAGTTACAGTACCTGCACAATTAACTGGAATAGATGCATTAACTGTCGGCCGTCAAGCAGTTTACATTTTGCCATTCATTAGCATTGTTTTACCGTTCTTACTTGTTTCAATGGTAGATGGATTTAAAGGCATTAAAGAAACTTGGCAAGGTATTCTTGTAAGTGGTGTTTCTTTCGCAATTACTCAGTTCGTTGTAACTTACTTCTTAGGCGCTGAACTTACTAATATTTTCGCAGCAGTCGTAAGTATGGTCGCTCTTGCATTATTCTTACGTGTTTGGCAACCAAAATCTTCTGCTAAAGAAGAAAAGCAAGAAGAAAAAGAATCTCATACATTCAATCAAATTTTATATGCTTGGTCTCCATTCGTATTCTTAACTGCATTTGTAACAATCTTTAATTTAAAACCAATTAAAGCTTTATTTGCTCCGGATGGTCCATTAGCAAACTTAGTATTTAACATTCAATTCCCTGGTCTTCATAATCAAGTTATAAAAACTGCACCAATCACAAAAGCTGATACACCTTTTGCAGCGATTTTCAAACTAGATGTATTCTCTTCTACAACTACTGCGATTGTATTAGCAATTATTGTTTCACTTATCGTCTACCGTGTAAACGGCAAAATGATTAAAGAATTAATGATTGAAACAATAAAAGAATTAAAGGTTCCAGTATATACAATTTGTAGCGTTATCGCTTTAGCTTACGTAGAGAACTACTCTGGTATGTCATCTACACTTGGACTTGCATTCTCTTCTACTGGTAATGCATTCCCTATTCTTTCTCCAATCTTAGGATGGATTGGCGTATTCATTACAGGTTCAGTAGTATCAAGTGGTTCACTATTCGCACCACTTCAAGCAGTAACTGCCGATCAATTAAACATCGTCCCATCTACTCTCGTTTCATTAAACGTAGTTGGTGGCACAATAGCAAAAATGGTTTCACCACAATCCGTAGCAGTTGCTTGTGCGGCAGTTGGACTAGTTGGTAAAGAATCTGCTCTATTTAAAACAGTGATGAAATATAGTTTAATCTTCTTAGCTATTATTAGCTTACTTCAATTAAACGCTGTATTTAATATCTTTTAA
- a CDS encoding M4 family metallopeptidase, which produces MKKKSLALVLATGMAVTTFGGTGSAFADSKNVLSTKKYNETVQSPEFISGDLTEATGKKAESVVFDYLNAAKGDYKLGEKSAQDSFKVKQAKKDAVTDSTVLRLQQVYEGVPVWGSTQVAHVSKDGSLKVLSGTVAPDLDKKEKLKNKNKIEGAKAIEIAQKDLGVTPKYEVEPKADLYVYQNGEETTYAYVVNLNFLEPSPGNYYYFIEADSGKVLNKYNKLDHVANEDKSPVKQEAPKQEAKPAVKPVTGTNAVGTGKGVLGDTKSLNTTLSASSYYLQDNTRGATIFTYDAKNRSTLPGTLWVDADNVFNAAYDAAAVDAHYYAGRTYDYYKATFNRNSINDAGAPLKSTVHYGSRYNNAFWNGSQMVYGDGDGVTFTSLSGGIDVIGHELTHAVTEYSSDLIYQNESGALNEAISDVFGTLVEYYDNRNPDWEIGEDIYTPGKAGDALRSMSDPTKYGDPDHYSKRYTGTGDNGGVHTNSGIINKAAYLLANGGTHYGVTVNGIGKDKVGAIYYRANTQYFTQSTTFSQARAGLVQAAADLYGASSAEVAAVKQSYSAVGVN; this is translated from the coding sequence ATGAAAAAGAAAAGTTTAGCGTTAGTGTTAGCGACAGGAATGGCAGTTACAACGTTTGGAGGGACAGGCTCTGCTTTTGCAGATTCTAAAAATGTGCTCTCTACGAAGAAGTACAATGAGACAGTACAGTCACCGGAGTTTATTTCTGGGGATTTAACTGAAGCAACTGGTAAGAAAGCAGAATCTGTTGTGTTTGATTACTTAAATGCAGCAAAAGGTGATTATAAGTTAGGGGAAAAGAGTGCGCAAGATTCTTTCAAAGTGAAACAAGCGAAGAAAGATGCTGTAACTGATTCAACAGTATTACGTTTGCAACAAGTTTACGAAGGAGTACCTGTATGGGGTTCTACGCAAGTAGCTCACGTAAGTAAAGATGGTTCATTAAAAGTATTGTCTGGAACAGTTGCACCTGATTTAGACAAAAAAGAAAAGTTGAAAAATAAAAATAAGATCGAAGGCGCAAAAGCAATTGAAATTGCGCAAAAAGATTTAGGTGTTACACCTAAATATGAGGTAGAACCAAAAGCGGACTTATATGTATATCAAAATGGTGAAGAAACAACATATGCATACGTTGTAAATTTAAACTTCTTAGAGCCAAGCCCAGGAAACTACTACTATTTCATTGAAGCGGACAGCGGTAAAGTATTAAATAAATATAATAAATTGGATCATGTAGCAAATGAAGATAAGTCACCAGTTAAGCAAGAGGCACCTAAACAAGAAGCGAAACCGGCTGTAAAGCCTGTAACAGGCACAAATGCAGTGGGTACTGGTAAAGGTGTATTAGGAGATACGAAGTCACTTAATACAACGTTATCTGCATCATCTTACTATTTACAAGATAATACGCGCGGAGCAACGATTTTCACATATGATGCGAAAAACCGCTCAACATTACCAGGAACGTTATGGGTAGATGCGGATAATGTTTTCAATGCAGCGTATGATGCAGCGGCAGTAGATGCTCACTACTATGCTGGTAGAACATATGATTACTATAAAGCGACATTTAATAGAAACTCTATTAATGATGCAGGAGCACCATTAAAATCAACAGTTCATTATGGAAGTAGATATAATAATGCGTTCTGGAATGGCTCTCAAATGGTATACGGAGATGGTGATGGTGTAACATTCACTTCATTGTCTGGTGGAATTGATGTAATTGGCCATGAATTAACGCATGCTGTTACAGAGTATAGCTCAGATTTAATTTATCAAAATGAATCAGGAGCATTAAATGAAGCTATTTCAGATGTATTTGGTACATTAGTAGAGTATTATGATAACCGTAACCCTGATTGGGAAATTGGTGAAGATATTTACACGCCTGGTAAAGCTGGAGATGCACTTCGCTCTATGAGTGATCCAACGAAATATGGTGATCCAGATCATTATTCTAAGCGTTACACAGGTACTGGTGATAACGGTGGCGTTCATACAAATAGCGGTATTATTAACAAAGCGGCTTACTTACTAGCGAATGGTGGTACGCATTACGGTGTTACTGTAAACGGTATTGGTAAAGATAAAGTAGGAGCGATTTATTACCGTGCAAATACGCAATATTTCACACAATCTACTACGTTTAGTCAAGCTCGTGCTGGATTAGTACAAGCTGCAGCTGACTTATATGGTGCTAGCTCTGCAGAAGTAGCAGCAGTTAAGCAATCATATAGTGCTGTTGGCGTAAACTAA
- the aspA gene encoding aspartate ammonia-lyase, protein MIATKDIRIEKDFLGEKEVPSIAYYGVQTLRAVENFPITGYRIHPSLITAMAIVKKAAALANMDTGYLAKDIGHEIAEAAQEIVDGKFHDQFIVDPIQGGAGTSINMNTNEVIANRALERMGYEKGEYAKISPNTHVNMAQSTNDAFPTGIHIATLMRLEELLITMEELHAAFRAKAKEFDHVIKMGRTHLQDAVPIRLGQEFEAYSRVLARDIKRIKQSRQHLYEVNMGATAVGTGLNANPTYIEQVVKHLRTFSGFPLVGAEHLVDATQNTDAYTEVSAALKVCMMNMSKIANDLRIMASGPRVGLAEIQLPARQPGSSIMPGKVNPVMAEVINQVAFQVIGNDHTICLASEAGQLELNVMEPVLVFNLIQSISIMNNGFRVFREYCIKGITANEELLKQYVEKSVGIITAVNPHIGYEAASRIAREAIETGKSVRELCLEHGVLTEEELDIILDPFEMTHPEIAGASLLKDKKM, encoded by the coding sequence ATGATAGCAACGAAGGATATACGTATAGAAAAAGACTTTTTAGGTGAAAAGGAAGTACCAAGTATAGCTTATTACGGTGTACAAACATTACGCGCTGTAGAAAACTTCCCGATTACAGGATATCGCATTCATCCGTCACTCATTACGGCAATGGCAATTGTGAAAAAAGCGGCGGCACTTGCAAATATGGATACTGGATACTTAGCGAAAGATATTGGACATGAAATTGCGGAGGCAGCGCAAGAGATTGTTGATGGAAAGTTCCATGATCAATTTATTGTGGATCCAATCCAAGGTGGTGCTGGAACTTCTATTAATATGAATACAAACGAAGTAATCGCTAATCGAGCGTTAGAACGTATGGGATATGAAAAAGGCGAGTATGCAAAAATTAGCCCAAATACGCATGTAAACATGGCTCAATCAACGAATGATGCGTTTCCAACGGGGATTCATATTGCAACTCTTATGAGGTTAGAAGAACTTCTTATTACAATGGAAGAACTTCATGCTGCTTTTCGTGCAAAAGCAAAAGAGTTCGATCACGTCATTAAAATGGGACGTACACATTTACAAGATGCTGTGCCGATTCGTCTTGGTCAAGAATTTGAAGCGTATAGCCGAGTGCTTGCGCGTGATATAAAAAGAATTAAACAGTCTCGCCAACATTTATATGAAGTGAATATGGGGGCGACAGCTGTTGGTACGGGATTAAATGCAAACCCTACGTACATTGAACAAGTGGTTAAACACTTGCGAACATTTAGCGGATTTCCACTTGTTGGTGCAGAGCATTTGGTTGATGCAACGCAAAATACAGATGCATACACAGAAGTATCTGCAGCATTAAAAGTATGTATGATGAATATGTCTAAAATTGCGAATGACCTTCGTATTATGGCATCTGGTCCACGTGTTGGATTGGCGGAAATTCAATTACCAGCTCGCCAACCAGGTTCATCTATTATGCCGGGTAAAGTAAATCCTGTTATGGCAGAAGTAATTAATCAAGTGGCTTTCCAAGTAATTGGTAATGATCATACAATTTGCTTAGCGTCAGAAGCCGGACAATTGGAGCTCAACGTAATGGAGCCGGTGCTTGTATTTAATTTAATTCAATCTATTAGTATTATGAATAACGGATTCCGTGTATTCCGTGAATATTGTATTAAAGGAATTACAGCAAATGAAGAATTGCTGAAGCAATATGTTGAGAAAAGTGTTGGAATTATTACAGCAGTTAACCCTCATATTGGTTATGAAGCAGCATCTCGCATTGCACGTGAAGCGATTGAAACAGGAAAATCTGTTAGGGAGTTATGTTTAGAACATGGTGTACTGACAGAAGAAGAATTGGATATTATTTTAGATCCATTCGAAATGACGCATCCTGAAATTGCTGGGGCTTCTTTATTAAAGGATAAGAAGATGTAA
- a CDS encoding LCP family protein, whose product MMKSDMNKDTRAKKGRSKKKRLLWFLLIPLLIIALGAGGYSFHIYSKAKSILSNAYSELGRGDKSSKREKAVKPMTDNISILIMGVDESDIRDKNYGKATRTDALLLATINKNDKSVKLVSIPRDSRVYIKSREKYDKITHAHVFGGVDSTIDTVENFLDVPVDYYVKFNFKSFIKIVDSLGGITVDVPVEFTEQNSKDEADAIHLKKGRQHLNGEEALALARTRHIDSDYMRGQRQQLVLEAIAEKALSLNSINKIGGLLDAVDKDLKTNLTFDDMMTIAKNSMGSNLKMDKLQVEGTDKYIGGIYYYVPNEKSVNNISTTLQEHLGVTNKNEHKKL is encoded by the coding sequence ATGATGAAATCCGATATGAACAAAGATACTCGAGCCAAAAAAGGACGCTCAAAGAAAAAACGTCTACTTTGGTTCCTTCTTATTCCATTACTGATTATAGCACTTGGAGCAGGGGGATACTCCTTCCATATATACAGTAAAGCAAAATCAATTTTAAGTAATGCCTATTCTGAGCTGGGTCGCGGAGATAAATCCAGCAAACGTGAAAAAGCCGTTAAACCTATGACTGACAACATTTCCATACTTATTATGGGTGTTGATGAAAGTGATATTAGGGACAAGAATTATGGGAAAGCAACTCGTACAGATGCACTATTACTTGCCACAATTAATAAAAACGATAAATCTGTTAAACTTGTTAGTATTCCACGTGACTCACGTGTCTACATTAAATCACGTGAGAAATACGATAAAATTACACATGCGCACGTATTCGGTGGTGTGGACAGCACGATTGATACCGTAGAGAACTTTTTAGATGTTCCAGTTGACTACTATGTAAAATTCAACTTTAAATCATTTATCAAAATTGTTGATTCCCTTGGTGGTATTACTGTCGATGTTCCAGTTGAATTCACAGAACAAAATAGTAAAGATGAGGCTGATGCAATTCACCTTAAAAAAGGACGTCAACATTTAAATGGAGAAGAAGCACTGGCACTAGCTAGAACTCGTCATATCGATAGTGATTATATGCGAGGTCAACGTCAACAACTTGTTTTAGAAGCTATTGCTGAAAAGGCATTATCTCTTAATTCCATTAATAAAATCGGTGGTCTATTAGACGCTGTTGATAAAGACTTAAAAACAAATTTAACTTTTGATGATATGATGACAATTGCAAAAAATTCAATGGGTTCAAACTTAAAAATGGACAAATTGCAAGTAGAAGGTACTGATAAATATATAGGTGGTATTTATTATTACGTTCCAAATGAAAAAAGCGTCAATAATATATCGACAACACTACAAGAACATCTCGGTGTTACGAATAAAAATGAACATAAAAAATTATAA
- a CDS encoding VanW family protein, translated as MKLSKILIGSAIAGGILLCVGGVSGYQYVSKLNNQLDTTALPNTTFEGISLDGKNKKDIQAIINQKITELDQKSLTYIFQNDKQTYTWKDLGINYKEKDIIDKIFKEQEGNAINRYKMRKQAENGELKRDYKLTPQLNTTAYESFMKDKYNKTLKNPVNAELSIEGTTVNISQSQNGEKIDKGKLTDLTKQAITSGTSDITLPVTLLKPERSTEDIQKMGIKEVIAEYSTPMAGRNGNQSFNVNKSANTLSGVIVAPDETFSFNGRVGVTDAAHGYKSAAVYSQGKVIQSAGGGVCQVSSTLYSAALRADLGIVSRSNHSMPVNYLPLGQDAAVADYGPDLKFKNNTGNHIYIQAFSNGGSITTRIFGTNTGKNVEVSSQVISRTNDKITAVTYKKVTQNGEVISNGQISKSVYKSAPKQ; from the coding sequence ATGAAGCTAAGTAAAATACTGATCGGTTCTGCAATTGCTGGAGGCATATTACTTTGTGTAGGCGGTGTTAGTGGATATCAATATGTATCCAAACTAAATAATCAATTAGATACTACTGCATTACCAAATACTACATTTGAAGGTATTTCTCTCGATGGAAAAAATAAAAAAGATATTCAAGCTATTATTAATCAAAAAATAACTGAACTAGATCAAAAATCACTTACGTACATATTCCAAAATGATAAACAAACTTATACATGGAAAGATTTAGGGATAAATTATAAAGAAAAAGATATTATCGACAAAATCTTTAAAGAGCAAGAAGGAAACGCAATAAATCGTTACAAAATGCGGAAGCAGGCTGAAAACGGTGAATTAAAACGCGACTATAAATTAACACCTCAATTAAATACAACTGCTTATGAAAGCTTTATGAAGGATAAATATAATAAAACATTAAAAAATCCTGTTAATGCAGAATTAAGTATTGAAGGCACTACAGTAAATATTAGCCAAAGTCAAAATGGAGAAAAAATCGATAAAGGAAAGCTAACTGATTTAACGAAACAGGCCATTACTTCTGGCACATCTGACATTACGTTACCAGTTACACTATTAAAACCTGAACGCTCTACAGAAGATATACAGAAAATGGGAATTAAAGAAGTAATCGCTGAATATTCGACTCCAATGGCTGGTCGTAACGGGAATCAATCCTTTAACGTAAATAAGTCAGCTAATACTTTAAGTGGCGTTATTGTCGCACCTGATGAAACGTTTAGTTTTAATGGCCGCGTTGGCGTAACGGATGCTGCACATGGTTATAAATCCGCAGCCGTATATTCACAAGGTAAGGTTATACAAAGTGCAGGCGGAGGCGTTTGCCAAGTTAGTAGTACTTTATATAGCGCAGCTTTAAGAGCAGATTTAGGAATTGTTTCTCGAAGCAATCATTCTATGCCCGTAAATTATTTACCACTTGGGCAAGATGCAGCAGTGGCAGATTATGGTCCGGATTTAAAATTTAAAAACAATACAGGCAATCATATTTATATTCAAGCATTTTCAAATGGAGGTAGTATTACTACACGTATTTTTGGTACAAATACTGGTAAAAATGTTGAAGTTTCTTCTCAAGTAATTAGTAGAACTAATGATAAAATAACAGCAGTTACGTATAAAAAAGTAACACAAAACGGTGAAGTAATATCTAATGGCCAAATTTCAAAAAGCGTATATAAAAGTGCTCCAAAACAATAA
- a CDS encoding ArsR/SmtB family transcription factor, with amino-acid sequence MSQNQFECRISEEDVQMLRALAHPLRLRLVMELMQRGTCNVTQLQEVLEIPQSTVSQHLTKLKQNKVVRFERRGLEVYYQIHNDKVSEVVKTLFS; translated from the coding sequence ATGAGCCAAAATCAATTCGAATGTCGTATTTCAGAAGAAGATGTACAAATGTTAAGAGCGTTAGCGCATCCGTTGCGTCTACGTCTAGTAATGGAATTAATGCAACGTGGAACATGTAATGTAACACAATTACAGGAAGTGTTAGAAATTCCGCAATCAACAGTTTCACAACATTTAACGAAATTAAAACAAAATAAAGTAGTACGCTTTGAACGACGAGGACTAGAAGTGTATTATCAAATTCATAACGATAAAGTAAGTGAAGTAGTAAAAACATTATTTTCTTAA
- a CDS encoding VOC family protein produces the protein MNISRVHHVAIICSNYEVSKDFYTRILGFKAINEVYRKERDSYKLDLCVGKEYQIELFSFPNPPKRPSFPEAAGLRHLAFAVTNIEEAVQDLSQCGVETEAIRIDEITGKKFVFFQDPDGLPLELYEV, from the coding sequence ATGAATATAAGTAGAGTGCATCACGTTGCAATTATTTGTTCGAATTATGAAGTGTCAAAGGATTTTTATACTAGGATATTGGGTTTTAAAGCGATAAATGAAGTATATAGAAAGGAAAGAGATTCTTATAAGTTAGATTTATGTGTAGGAAAAGAGTATCAAATTGAATTATTTTCATTTCCGAATCCGCCGAAGCGCCCGAGCTTCCCAGAAGCGGCTGGACTTAGGCATTTAGCATTTGCTGTTACAAATATAGAAGAAGCCGTGCAAGATTTAAGTCAATGTGGCGTTGAAACTGAGGCGATACGTATTGATGAGATAACCGGGAAAAAATTTGTTTTTTTCCAAGACCCTGACGGTCTACCGTTAGAATTGTATGAGGTTTGA
- a CDS encoding NupC/NupG family nucleoside CNT transporter translates to MKFITFFLGLIVVFFLAYIASNNKKHIKFKPIFIMLLIQLILTYLLLNTEIGLILIRVISSLFTKLLEYAADGINFVFGGLANKGEMPFFLTVLLPIVFISVLIGILQHFKILPFFIHWIGYFLSKINGLGKLESYNAIASAIVGQSEVFITVKKQLAQIPKHRLYTLCASAMSTVSMSIVGAYMTMIEPKYVVTALVLNLFSGFIIVLIINPYDVKDDEDILEIKGEKQSFFEMLGEYILDGFRVAIVVGAMLIGFVALISCINDLFLIIFGITFQQLIGYVFAPIAFLIGVPSSEIVAAGSIMATKLVTNEFVAMMDLSKISNSLSPRTVGIISVFLVSFANFSSIGIISGAVKGLNEEQGNVVARFGLKLLYGATLVSILSAIIVSIML, encoded by the coding sequence ATGAAATTTATTACTTTTTTCTTAGGACTTATCGTCGTCTTCTTCCTTGCTTATATCGCTAGTAACAATAAGAAGCATATTAAATTTAAACCTATTTTCATCATGCTTCTTATACAGTTAATTTTAACCTATTTATTATTGAATACAGAAATCGGTCTCATACTTATTCGGGTCATCTCCAGTTTGTTTACAAAGCTACTCGAGTATGCTGCTGATGGTATAAACTTCGTATTTGGCGGCCTTGCCAATAAAGGTGAAATGCCCTTTTTCCTTACTGTCTTATTACCAATTGTCTTCATTTCCGTCTTAATTGGTATACTACAACATTTCAAAATACTACCATTTTTCATTCATTGGATCGGTTACTTCCTGAGCAAAATAAATGGTCTTGGGAAATTAGAATCTTATAATGCTATCGCCTCTGCCATTGTCGGCCAATCAGAAGTTTTTATTACAGTCAAAAAACAATTAGCTCAAATTCCAAAACACCGTCTTTATACACTTTGTGCATCTGCCATGTCAACCGTATCTATGTCTATCGTAGGTGCCTATATGACAATGATTGAACCTAAATATGTAGTAACCGCACTCGTTCTCAATTTATTTAGCGGTTTTATTATCGTACTTATCATTAACCCTTACGACGTTAAAGATGACGAAGATATTTTAGAGATTAAAGGCGAAAAGCAAAGCTTTTTTGAAATGCTTGGAGAATACATTTTAGATGGCTTTCGCGTAGCTATCGTTGTCGGGGCTATGCTTATCGGATTCGTCGCATTAATTAGCTGCATTAATGATCTATTCCTCATTATATTCGGCATTACTTTCCAACAATTAATCGGCTACGTCTTTGCGCCTATTGCATTCCTTATCGGTGTACCAAGTTCTGAAATTGTCGCGGCTGGTAGCATTATGGCAACGAAGCTTGTAACGAATGAATTTGTAGCAATGATGGACCTTAGTAAAATCTCTAATAGCCTTTCTCCCCGTACAGTTGGTATTATTTCTGTTTTCCTCGTTTCTTTTGCCAACTTTTCTTCTATCGGCATTATTTCAGGTGCGGTAAAAGGATTAAACGAAGAACAAGGAAACGTTGTTGCAAGGTTTGGCCTTAAATTACTATATGGAGCTACTCTCGTTAGTATTTTATCTGCAATTATCGTAAGCATTATGTTGTAA